From a region of the Rhipicephalus microplus isolate Deutch F79 chromosome X, USDA_Rmic, whole genome shotgun sequence genome:
- the LOC142776997 gene encoding uncharacterized protein LOC142776997, whose translation MGASNGRGVASPAVVASNASETGMQPAKKPRRCFSAHEDLCLLWEVAAAKPFGDDIKWVHVLAAVNRAVGRELILRGIKDRVDILLGYWKLQDSKNLKKSGTEEQYSEKEEILQDLWDFCESVKYEPRIAPRGATCAARRRRLGAEPPVKTDELPGVTLSDDGTGDGALG comes from the exons ATGGGTGCCTCCAACGGTCGCGGTGTTGCGTCGCCGGCCGTGGTCGCGTCGAACGCTTCTGAAACAGGAATGCAACCAGCTAAAAAGCCCCGGAGGTGCTTCAGTGCTCACGAGGACCTCTGTCTCCTTTGGGAGGTGGCCGCGGCGAAGCCGTTTGGCGATGACATCAAGTGGGTGCATGTTCTCGCTGCGGTGAATCGGGCGGTGGGCCGGGAGCTCATCCTAAGAGGAATAAAAGATCGTGTAGACATTTTGCTGGGATACTGGAAGCTGCAGGACTCCAAGAACCTTAAAAA GTCGGGTACAGAGGAGCAGTACTCTGAAAAGGAGGAGATCCTGCAGGACTTGTGGGATTTTTGCGAAAGTGTGAAGTACGAGCCCAGGATTGCTCCCAGAGGTGCCACCTGCGCGGCGCGAAGGCGGAGGTTGGGAGCGGAGCCCCCGGTAAAAACGGACGAGCTGCCGGGGGTGACGCTCTCAGACGACGGCACAGGCGACGGCGCGCTCGGTTAG
- the LOC119169262 gene encoding uncharacterized protein LOC119169262, whose amino-acid sequence MPQSILQDPLLLTRLKWSEIVDVLCLEVLGETRRHPLSMRGLLDIDAIDSGVFRTYFRFEKDDVPRLQRALCIPDKVTTPQRVSVPGDEALCITLRRLANPNWLRDLEHLFARHSSTISSLTNEVLRHIEDNFFHLLDDVNNHTWLNHDTLEEFSQAVHAKGAPLTNCWAFIDGTARPICRPTRNQKVYFSGHKRVHALQYQALMCPNGIICQLDGSYPGSKHDSGE is encoded by the exons ATGCCCCAGAGCATACTGCAGGACCCCCTGCTCCTGACTCGGTTGAAATGGTCCGAAATAGTCGACGTCTTGTGCTTAGAAGTTCTGGGCGAGACACGGCGTCACCCACTCTCCATGCGAGGTCTTTTGGACATTGATGCGATCGACAGTGGCGTGTTCAGAACGTACTTTCGGTTTGAAAAGGACGATGTACCCAGGCTACAGAGAGCCTTGTGCATACCTGACAAGGTAACAACTCCGCAGAGGGTGTCAGTTCCCGGCGACGAGGCCCTTTGCATCACGCTAAGAAGACTAGCCAACCCAAATTGGCTGCGTGATCTGGAACACCTTTTCGCCCGACACAGCTCGACCATATCGTCATTGACGAACGAAGTGCTCAGGCACATCGAGGACAACTTCTTCCACCTTCTGGACGACGTTAATAACCACACGTGGCTGAACCATGACACCCTGGAAGAGTTCTCACAG GCCGTTCACGCGAAAGGTGCCCCACTGACAAATTGCTGGGCCTTCATCGATGGCACGGCGCGGCCAATATGCCGACCAACAAGGAACCAGAAAGTGTACTTCAGCGGCCACAAGAGAGTTCACGCCCTGCAGTACCAAGCTCTAATGTGCCCAAATGGCATAATCTGCCAGTTGGACGGATCATACCCCGGCAGCAAACACGATTCAGGCGAGTAA